One Polaribacter sp. SA4-12 genomic window carries:
- the rplI gene encoding 50S ribosomal protein L9 — MELILRQDVENLGFKDDVVSVKNGYGRNYLIPTKKAVLATSSAKKVLAENVKQRAYKEAKLIEDANVIAEAIKGYEIKIASKVGSGDKLFGSVNNIDLAAALAKAGTDLDKKFIKVVGGSVKRLGKYDASVRLHRAVVADITFEVVSDK; from the coding sequence ATGGAATTAATATTAAGACAAGACGTAGAAAATTTAGGATTTAAAGATGATGTTGTATCTGTGAAAAACGGTTACGGTAGAAACTATTTAATACCTACAAAAAAAGCAGTTTTAGCTACATCATCTGCAAAGAAAGTTTTAGCAGAGAATGTAAAACAACGTGCTTATAAAGAAGCTAAATTAATTGAAGACGCTAATGTTATAGCTGAAGCAATTAAAGGATATGAAATTAAGATTGCATCTAAAGTTGGTTCAGGAGACAAATTATTTGGTTCTGTAAACAACATCGATTTAGCTGCAGCACTTGCAAAAGCAGGAACAGACTTAGATAAGAAATTTATCAAGGTTGTTGGTGGTTCTGTAAAAAGATTAGGTAAATACGATGCATCTGTAAGATTACACAGAGCAGTAGTTGCTGATATTACTTTTGAAGTTGTTTCTGATAAGTAA
- a CDS encoding sterol desaturase family protein — MQIPEIPNLIYYAIPFFLITVIIEVILTVKVKLEDYEFKDAGTSITMGLGNVAIGIITKGIVLAVFIFVYEYRVFTISFAWYSWAILLFAEDFVYYWNHRIAHESRLFWASHVVHHSSKKYNLSTALRQTWTGGFYTFIFWIPLILIGFHPIMVLTQMSISLLYQYWIHTELIKKMPNWFEAIFNTPSHHRVHHATNPQYLDRNHAGIFIIWDRLFGTFEPEVEKPRYGLVTNLETHNPVKVAFTEWYYLLTDFISSKTSILNKFKYLIKPPGWKHDNTGVLSKDLRKEWEQKN, encoded by the coding sequence ATGCAAATACCTGAAATTCCGAATTTAATCTATTATGCCATTCCTTTTTTTTTAATTACAGTTATTATAGAAGTAATTCTTACTGTAAAAGTAAAATTAGAAGATTATGAGTTTAAAGATGCTGGTACCTCTATTACAATGGGTTTAGGTAATGTTGCCATTGGCATTATTACAAAAGGAATTGTTTTAGCTGTTTTTATATTTGTTTATGAGTATCGAGTTTTTACAATCTCTTTTGCTTGGTATTCTTGGGCCATTTTATTATTTGCAGAAGACTTTGTTTATTATTGGAATCATAGAATTGCGCATGAAAGTAGATTATTTTGGGCAAGTCATGTTGTACATCATTCTTCTAAAAAATACAATTTAAGTACTGCCTTAAGACAAACTTGGACTGGTGGTTTCTACACCTTTATTTTTTGGATTCCATTAATTCTAATTGGCTTCCACCCTATTATGGTTTTAACTCAAATGTCTATTAGTTTGTTATATCAATATTGGATTCATACTGAATTGATTAAAAAAATGCCTAATTGGTTTGAAGCTATTTTTAATACACCAAGTCATCATAGAGTTCATCATGCTACAAATCCTCAATATTTAGATAGAAATCATGCAGGTATTTTTATTATTTGGGATAGACTCTTTGGAACTTTTGAGCCTGAAGTTGAGAAACCGAGATATGGTTTGGTTACAAATTTAGAAACTCACAATCCTGTAAAAGTTGCATTTACTGAATGGTATTATTTGCTTACCGATTTCATATCTTCTAAAACATCGATATTAAATAAGTTTAAATACTTGATAAAACCTCCAGGTTGGAAACATGACAACACTGGAGTTTTATCAAAAGATTTAAGAAAAGAATGGGAACAAAAAAATTAA
- the rpsR gene encoding 30S ribosomal protein S18, translating to MASIEQQSKGGKSADVRYLTPLDIDTKKEAKYCRFKKKDIKYIDFKDADFLMYLVNEQGKILPRRLTGTSLKYQRKVAQAIKRSRHLALMPYVGDLLK from the coding sequence ATGGCATCAATAGAACAACAATCAAAAGGTGGTAAATCTGCTGACGTTAGATATTTAACGCCGTTAGATATAGACACTAAAAAAGAAGCAAAATACTGTAGATTTAAAAAGAAAGATATCAAGTATATCGACTTTAAAGATGCAGACTTCTTAATGTATTTAGTAAACGAACAAGGTAAAATTTTACCAAGACGTTTAACAGGAACATCATTAAAATATCAACGTAAAGTTGCGCAAGCAATTAAAAGGTCTCGTCACTTGGCGTTAATGCCATACGTTGGAGATTTGTTAAAATAA
- a CDS encoding DUF6495 family protein produces the protein MKYRQLTKEQFESLHEDFARFLATQSIDAKEWKQIKEETPKVAEDEMNVFSDVVWDDVLTKTNYVEHFSKTSVNLFKCDKEEIHRIAIKITWDINLLEQKGFEWLMQNPMDNSVEIFKGTKPYNSERNPEIFDLIEKGSSISKGEIFEYFNQLVS, from the coding sequence ATGAAGTACAGACAACTTACCAAAGAACAATTTGAAAGTTTACATGAAGATTTTGCACGTTTTTTAGCTACACAAAGTATTGACGCTAAAGAATGGAAGCAAATTAAAGAAGAAACACCTAAAGTTGCAGAAGATGAAATGAATGTTTTTTCTGATGTTGTTTGGGATGATGTTTTAACAAAAACCAATTATGTTGAGCATTTTTCTAAGACTTCTGTAAATCTGTTTAAGTGCGATAAAGAAGAAATTCATAGAATTGCAATTAAAATAACTTGGGATATTAATTTACTAGAACAAAAAGGTTTTGAGTGGTTAATGCAAAACCCTATGGACAACTCTGTTGAAATTTTTAAAGGTACAAAACCTTATAATTCAGAAAGAAATCCTGAAATTTTTGATTTGATAGAAAAAGGAAGCTCAATTTCTAAAGGAGAAATCTTTGAGTAT
- the rpsF gene encoding 30S ribosomal protein S6, which yields MNHYETVFILNPVLSDTQIKETVQKFEDYLVSKGAEMISKEDWGLKKLAYPIQKKKSGFYHLLEFKVAGEEISAYELEFRRDDSVMRYLTVKLDKHAAAWAKIRTERVKSTKK from the coding sequence ATGAATCATTACGAAACTGTTTTCATTTTGAATCCCGTTTTATCTGATACTCAGATAAAGGAGACAGTACAAAAATTCGAAGATTATTTGGTTTCCAAAGGAGCTGAAATGATCTCAAAAGAAGATTGGGGCTTAAAGAAATTAGCTTATCCAATTCAAAAGAAAAAAAGTGGTTTTTATCACTTATTAGAGTTTAAAGTTGCCGGAGAAGAAATCTCTGCATACGAGTTAGAATTTAGGAGAGATGATAGCGTTATGCGTTACCTTACTGTTAAATTAGACAAACATGCAGCTGCTTGGGCAAAAATTAGAACTGAACGTGTTAAATCTACAAAAAAATAA